AACTTCGCGCTGGGATGGGCCGACGCGGTTTAGTTCCTCGCGCAAAAAGGCGATACGTTCATGGAATTCGGGGAAATCATGCAAGCGAATCCACTCCGCGTGCACGAAGTTCTTAGGTATAGGGCGTGAGTCGCGGGTTGCCCAGTCAAGATATAGCCATTCCGCAACCAGCAGTACCGCGACGATGGCCGCGTAGTTGCGGGTATCCGCGGCCTCGCGCATCAAGGCACAAAACGCGGTGGTGGGCTCAGTATTCGGGATTTCTTCACGCTGCTTCTCGGTAACTCCGAGCGCTTCAAAGGCATCCAGGAAGTAGGTGTTTTCATCGTCCGCAATCTCACCGATAAATTGCGCAAACCGCAGCCGTGGTTCAAGCGCATCCGCCGTGCTTACCGATGCCCCCAGCAACACCAAGAAACTATCCAAAAAGCGGTAGTCCTGCACCAAGTAGCTGGCCATGACAGAGTCGTCGATGGTGGCATCGAAAAGCTCCTGCACAAAGCGGTGAGTAACTGCCTTCTCCCACGTGGTGTGGTTCTGCTCGCGCAAAAGGTCCGTAAATCGTTGAGTGCTCATCGCTGTGCTCCTTGCAACTGTAAAGGCGCGTTATTCCACAGCGCGTGGAAGTGATGGACGGGGCCGTGGCCTGCACCGACGTCCAATTCATCCGCGTGGCGTAGCGCCGCAGTGAGATACTTTTTGGCTTGCCGGACTGCGTCGATATACCCATGGCGCGGCAACAGCGCTGCTATCGCGGCCGATAGCGTGCAGCCGGTGCCGTGATCGTTGATAGTATCCACGCGCGGTGCGGTCAACTCCACGGTCTCGTGGCCGGTAAGGATATCG
This region of Corynebacterium casei LMG S-19264 genomic DNA includes:
- a CDS encoding TenA family protein translates to MSTQRFTDLLREQNHTTWEKAVTHRFVQELFDATIDDSVMASYLVQDYRFLDSFLVLLGASVSTADALEPRLRFAQFIGEIADDENTYFLDAFEALGVTEKQREEIPNTEPTTAFCALMREAADTRNYAAIVAVLLVAEWLYLDWATRDSRPIPKNFVHAEWIRLHDFPEFHERIAFLREELNRVGPSQREVAGDFFHRAVEIELAFFDASYAHPITEEKQ